Within the Nitrospiria bacterium genome, the region AACGTCGTCGACCCGAACACCATGGCGGCCGAGTACGGAACGGACGCCTTCCGTTATTTTCTGCTGCGGGAGGTCCCGTTCGGACAGGATGGAAACTTTTCAAAAATGGCCGTGACGGCCCGCTACAACAGCGAGCTGGCCAATGATTTGGGCAACCTTTTTTCCCGCACCCTCACGATGATCGAACGATATTCGGGCGGTGCCGTCCCCAAGAACCATCCCAAAGCGCGCCAAGCGGAGGATCGTCGCCTGGCCGCACTGGCGCGGTCGTTGTATCGCACGGCAGGAAAAGAAATGGAACGCTTCGCGTTTCATCGCGCGCTGCGCGAGATCTGGACGCTCGTGGATTTTGCCAACCGCTATGTCGAGAGAACCGCGCCCTGGGATCTGGCGAAGGATCCAAAGAACCGTGCCCGATTGGATGCGGTTCTGTATCATCTGGCCGAAACGCTGCGGATCCTGGCGATTCATCTGTTTCCGTTCATGCCAGGGACGGCCCAACGCATGACGACGGAGCTGGGCTGGACGACCTCGCTGGAACGGGTCCTGAAACCGCGGGACTATCATTGGGGAAGGCTTAAGCCGGGCCGACCCATTCAGAAGGGCAAGCTTCTGTTCCCTCGCATTGAAACACCGCGAACCGTTCCGGAACGAGAAACGGCCGCGCCTCAAAAACTTTCAAAGGAGACCGCCATGGAATCGACACAGACCGCACCATCCTTTGTTTCAATTGATGAGTTCCGGAGGCTTGATCTTCGCGTCGGCCGGATCATTACGGCCGAAAAGATCGCGGGAGCCGACAAACTGTTAAAACTCTCGGTTTCGATCGGCGCCGAAACAAGACAGGTCGTTGCCGGAATCGCGACCAAATACGGACCCGAACAGCTCATCGGCCGATCGATTATCCTGGTGGCTAATCTGAAGCCGGCCGTCATCCGGGGAATCGAATCGCAGGGGATGATCCTGGCGGCGGGCGACAAGGCGGTCGAGGCCCTGGCGACCTTCATGGAACCGGTTGATCCCGGAACGCGTGTGAAATAATTACGGCCTTTCCTTCCATTTATTGACTTGACTAATCCTCGCGACAGCCGTTACAATTATCATCTTTTTGCGCCGGTATCTTATAAAAGAGACGGCCCGTATGAAATGGCGAGTCAATGATCAGGAGGAATACAATGGCGGTTTTAATCAGGCGTTACAAATTGGCCACGGGCCAGACCAAAGAGGATCGAATTACGGAACCGGACCGGATCGAGCGATATCTGGGGATGTTTGAACGCGAGGATGTCAAACAGCTTCAATCGGGTCAAAAGGTGGTGATCGAGAAGGATGAGTGGCAACTCATTCCCTGAAATCCATCGCCGATTCATGCCGAATAACCGGCGGGAGCCGGACTGGATCTTGGGATGTTTTGGGTTTATAATCATTCTATGAATCGGCGCCAGTTCCTATCGGGAATATTTTTCTTGATCACCGGCGCCGTGATCCCCCGCAACGGGTTCGGGAAGAGTGACGTGCAGGAAAAAATCGAAAAGATTCATAAGACGGACGACGAATGGCGAAAAATGCTGACGCCGGAGCAGTTTTACATCCTGCGCGAAGAAGGCACGGAGCGGCCGTTCACAAGTCCCCTTCTTGAGGAAAAACGGAAAGGCCGCTATGTTTGCGCGGGCTGCGAACTGGAGCTGTTCACCTCCGATATGAAATTCGACAGCGGCACAGGCTGGCCGAGCTTCTTTAGGACCATCGAAGGTCGGGTTGAAACCCAACGCGATTTTAAATTGCTTCTGCCCCGCACGGAGTATCACTGCGCCCGCTGCGGCGGCCACCAGGGTCACGTGTTCAACGACGGTCCACCGCCCACAGGCCAGCGTTGGTGCAATAACGGTCTCGCCCTGGATTTTATTGCCGACAAGGCTGAGGGATAGCAGTCGGTCGCACCTAAAAAATCCCGCGCTGTTTGGCGAACAGGAACAACGCCAACAGAAGGGCCGCTTTTAACAACATCCGATACACTAGCCCGGACAGCTTCATCACCCGTCTTTCTCATCGATGCATGGGGAGCTTAGTCGCCCGCGGACGGGTCAGTGATGGTCGTGTTCCCGCCGAACACAATAAGGTCCCTCGCAGCCTTTCAGATCCACTGTGGGATCACGCTCGGGCGGAATCCGGAACCGGGTTTGCGTTTCATAAATCGGCCGGACGACCTGATGAGCGTCAAACTCAAAATCCAGGATCGTCGTTTCCTTGGATGAAATCGTGACCTGTTTCTGAATCGGCTTCATGTGGGGATGCCAAGCAATGACGTTGTAGGTTCCCGGA harbors:
- the metG gene encoding methionine--tRNA ligase is translated as MKSSRRKTPSPKRKTFYITTPIYYVNDVPHIGHAYTTIAADVLARYKRLRGYDVFFLTGTDEHGQKVQQAASKQGLDPQTHADRMVVAFKELWKRLTISNDDFVRTTEERHKRVVQEVLRRLRKSEVLYKASYQGWYCLPDERFWADDEVVEGKCPECGRPVERISESNYFFKMSAYRDRLMRHIRKYPGFIRPENRRNEVLGFLDRPLEDLCISRPRARLAWGIPFPFDPDYVTYVWVDALVNYISVPGYGTDKRRFAKWWPADVHLVGKDILTTHAVYWSTLLMALGLDLPKTLFAHGWWTVDGEKMSKSRGNVVDPNTMAAEYGTDAFRYFLLREVPFGQDGNFSKMAVTARYNSELANDLGNLFSRTLTMIERYSGGAVPKNHPKARQAEDRRLAALARSLYRTAGKEMERFAFHRALREIWTLVDFANRYVERTAPWDLAKDPKNRARLDAVLYHLAETLRILAIHLFPFMPGTAQRMTTELGWTTSLERVLKPRDYHWGRLKPGRPIQKGKLLFPRIETPRTVPERETAAPQKLSKETAMESTQTAPSFVSIDEFRRLDLRVGRIITAEKIAGADKLLKLSVSIGAETRQVVAGIATKYGPEQLIGRSIILVANLKPAVIRGIESQGMILAAGDKAVEALATFMEPVDPGTRVK
- the msrB gene encoding peptide-methionine (R)-S-oxide reductase MsrB, producing MNRRQFLSGIFFLITGAVIPRNGFGKSDVQEKIEKIHKTDDEWRKMLTPEQFYILREEGTERPFTSPLLEEKRKGRYVCAGCELELFTSDMKFDSGTGWPSFFRTIEGRVETQRDFKLLLPRTEYHCARCGGHQGHVFNDGPPPTGQRWCNNGLALDFIADKAEG